TCCTGGTAGAGCTGATAAATCTTGTTCCAAGGCATGAGCGTAATAGCAAAAAAGCCCGCCAGCCGCGTGGTTTACGGGCTTGCGAGCTTGGTTCCTCCGGAACGTCCGTCGCGAGCGGCCCAGACCCAGTTATCATAAGCGCAAGCGGGACCGCGGAAAAGGGTTCAGGGTTCAGGATGGTAAAGCTTCGCCGAACCCGGTACGCGGGCCCCGTACACCAACCCGAAGCGCCAGCGAGGAACGTGAAAAGGTGGCAAAACCTCGCTTGCGCTTCGGGTTAGTGTGAAAATGGGAACGGGTTCGGCGAAGCTTTACTCAGGATGAGGGATGAGGGATGAGGGATGAGGGATGAGGGACTGGCGCATGGCGCTATGAATGGAATCGGAATTCCCAAGGCCCAAGACCTGAACCCTGAACCCTGAACCCCGAACCCCGAACCCCGACGCCTCCCGCTATTGACAGCGCCCAGCACGACCTTTATGTTGAGCAAGTAGTGCGTACTCTTGCAGGGTGCGCTGCTGACAGGCCGATCATGCCCCGCAGTGCGTTTGCAGCCAGATGGGGTTTTGTCGGCTCCCGCCGCCACGCCAACTTGATTTGCGAGCTTGGCCCCGCCACGTGCCACGGCCCTCCGGCAGGTTCCGGAGTAAGCGTCGTTCCGTTTTTTCGCGCGGAGTCGCACGCGCTTGACTGCTGTCGACCCAAAACAAACAACAAAGGAATGTGACTGTGCTTGTTCTCAATCGCAAAGTGGGCGAGAAGGTGATGATCGGGGCGAATATCGTGGTGACGATCTTGGAAGTCAGCGGCAATACCGTCAAACTAGGGTGCCAAGCGCCGGCCAGCGTGCCGATCCATCGCGAAGAGGTGTCGCGCCGGTTGAACGGCCACGACGGCGCCCCGGCGCGGCGACAGAACGAATCTCCCTATTTTGCCGAGTGTGCCTAAGCATAATGGAGCAACCGTGCTCGTTGCTGTTGGTCGACGACGACGAGGAATTCCTGGAGATTCTCGTGCGTCGTTTCCAGCGCCGCGGACTCTCGGTGGCCAGCGCCACAAGCGTGCCAGCGGCGCTCGACGCCGTCGGCGGCAACGATTTCCACGTGGCGATCGTCGATCGTTCGCTGGCCGGGATGGACGGCATGGACCTGATGGTCCGTCTGCGCGAGCGGCAGCCGGGCATGCAGGTGATCCTGCTCAGCGGCCACAGCGACGAAGCGGCCATCGCCCTGGCCCGCAGTCGCGGCGCCTTCGACTATCTGGTCAAGCCCTGCTCGCTGGCCGACCTGGAAGCCGCCGTGGCCAATGCCTACCAGAGGATGCGGGATGACGTCGCTAGCGAATATCGCCCAGACGATTGAGGTCGGTCTTGCGGCCGATCACGAGCAGAATCTGGTCGTCGGTCAGCTTGTATTCGCCGTCGGGGTTCAAGGTGAGGTTGCCCGTCAGATGGTCTTTCACGCCCAGCACCAGGCAGCCGAACCGGCGTCGCAAGTCGACTTGGCGGAGCGATTGGCCCGCGAAGGCCGTGGGCACGGCGATTTCCACCAGGCTGTGGTCGGCATCGATCACTAAGGCGTCGAGCACATTGGGCCAGGTTATGGCGTCGGCAAGCTGCTCGGCCATTTCCGCTTCGGGGAACACGACCCGCTCCACGCCCAGATGCTTGAGGATGCGGCCGTGCTCGTCGGTCACGCCCTTGACCAGCACCCGTTTGGCCCCCGCCTCGCGCGCGTGCAGCGCGGCCAGCAACGACATTTCGATCTTCTCGCCGAGGCTGATGAAGACCGCGTTGGCCTGCGAGACGAGCAACTCTTCCAGCGTGCCGCGGTCGGTGACGTCGCCCACCACGGCTTCGTGCAGCACATCCTTGAGGGCCTCGACGCGCGCCTCGCAGGTGTCGACGCCCGTCACCCGGCAGCCGTTTTTCGCCAACCGCGTCGCCAAGGCCGTGCCAAACGATCCGAGTCCCAGCACGATGAACCGCTTGCCGTTCTTCATGTCAACCTATCAAAACCTCTTCCTTGGGATATTCTACCCGGTCGCGGCGGTCGCTGCGCGCCAATGCCGCGAACGCCGAGATCGGCCCCAGCCGGCCCAAAAACATCAGCATGATGAGCACCGACTTGGCGGCCGGACCTAACGCGGGCGTGATGCCGGTGCTCAGGCCGACGGTGCCCAGGGCCGAGCAGACCTCGAAGGCGGCGTCGAGAAACACGTGCTGCCCGGCGTGGTGCGGGGCATCCGCCTGTTCCATCACCAAGAACGCCACCAGGGCCGCCGCCGCCACTGTGCAGAACAGGAGCATGGCGGCCATCGCCGTATCGACGCTGCCGGGGGCGACCGAGCGGCGAAAGAAGTTCACCCGCTGACTGCCGCGAAATTTCGACCAGGCATGGCACACCAGCACCATCAGCGTGCTGACTTTGAAGCCGCCCGCGGTGGAGCAGGGGCCACCGCCGACCACCATCAGCAGCATCAAGAAAAACAGCGTGGCATTGGTCAAGGCCGCCATGGGCACGGTCTCAAAGCCGGCGGTGCGAGTGGTGGTCGATTGAAAGCAGGCCACCAGCAGCTTTTCTCCCAGCGGCATGTCGGTCAAGATGTTGTTCCATTCCAGCATCAGAATCACGGCGGCCCCGCCGAACAACAAACCGCTCGTGCCGATGATCATCATCTTGCTGTGCATGGTCAAGGCTTCCCAGCCGCGCAGCCGTCGCGAGCGAAACGCCGCGCCCAGGTCGCGAATCACCGGAAAGCCGATGCCGCCCAGCACGATCAGGCCGATCACCGTGCCGTTGACCAGCGGGTCGGCCCGATATTGCGCCAGACTGCCGTCGTCGAGGGCGAAGCCGGCGTTGCAAAAAGCCGAGACGGAATGGAAGCACGCTTCCCACAAGCGGTTCCCGAACGCGCCGTAATCATCGCCGCCCAGCCCAGGCAACGCCAAGAGCACAAAGCCGACGCCCTCGCACACGAACACCAAGCGGAGGATCTTCCAGATCATGATCCGCAGGTCGCGTTCGGCGCTGCCCAGTGTTTGCGTGAGCAGAACGCGGTGCCGCAGGCTCTCGCGGCCTCCCAGGCGCAGCACGACAAACGTGGTCAGGGTCATGATGCCGATGCCGCCCACCTGAATCAAAGCCAGCACGACGGCCTGACCGAAGCGCGACAGCTCGTTGCCGGTGGAACGGACGGTGAGACCGGTGACGCAGCAGGCGCTGGTGGCGGTAAAAACGGCGTCGACGGTACTGAGTGGCCGGGCGTCGCCGACCACGGCCTGGGGCAAGCTCAACAGCAGCGCGCCGCCGGCGATCAGGCCGGCATACCAGAGGAGCGCGGCGCGGGCCGGATATTGCAAAAGCGAACCCGTGAACCGCACCATCCGAAGTTGATCCTTGCCGTTGCCCTCCGAAGCCGGTCAGTTTACGGCATGCGCGGGAGAGTCGATAAACTGGGTCACGCTGTGGTGATCGAAATAGACGGGCATGAATCCCGGACCGATAAAGATGGCCACGCCTTCCCTGATGACGGTTGCCTCTGCGTGGTCGATCTCAATGCGCACGCCGGTATTGAGTTCGACCGTGAAAGGCTTGAACGGTCTGCGACGTATCATCGCCAGCAGCACTTTCCGAAAATTCTCTTCCGTCACTTGTTCCCTTTCTTCGAAGCCTGCCCCCGAGAGCTTGTTTTCATCACTTTATCCTTCATTCTGTGCTCGCCGCGTGGCGACGGCAAACCCAAATTTGGCGCCATCCCGGTTCACTTTAAGGGCTTTGACCGGAAATGACCTCAGACCCGAAATCAGCACCGAAGATGCGCAACTGCGGGGAGAGGCTTGCGACGGGAAAGCACGCAGTCGCTTCCGGCTCGATGACCGCTCCAGTTCTTGTTCCTCAGTCCTTTGGTAGGCTTCTTCCAGCGCCCGTGGGCACCTGAGGTTGAGCCGGGCGGGGTTCCGATCAGCACGTTCGCCTCGCGACGGAGGATTTCGGGTATCAGCCAGTCGTGTGAAATCGTCTCCACGGCGACGGGCAATGGGCCGCGATGCGCGTCGCTGCCCAGCGTGGCGAGCTCGGTTGGGATCAAGGCGCTGGCCTGGGCCAGCGTTTGCCGCGCCTGTTCTGCCTGGCCTAGTTGCTGTTCCGCCATGGAGCGGACTACCAAAGCCAGCACGCGAGCCTGCGCGTTCTGCTCGTCGACTTGCTCCGCCCAAGTAATGGCCTGTTGGAAGTTGCCCGCACGATAAGAAACCAGCGCGCAACAGGCCCGGAAAAACGCCCCATTGCCGCCCGGCGGCGAGTCCGCCGCCACCTGCCGCAGGCGTTCGACGGGCACCTCTGCCAGGTCGACCATGCCCGGCCGCAGCAAGCAAGCCTTGCAGACCCGGTCGGCCACGACGGCGTCGTCGTTGCCGCGGAATTGCCGCGTCATGTCGCGGCAGAACTCCCGGTAGCCGGCCTCGTCGCCCGACAATACGAGATACGGCGCCGCCCGCAGCCACGCGAACGTATCGTCCGGACGGAGCGTGATGGCCGAGCGCTGCGCCTCGGCCCCGGCTTGCCACTGGCCCGCGGCGGCAAACACTGGGGCGAGCTCCGCGTG
This DNA window, taken from Pirellulales bacterium, encodes the following:
- a CDS encoding potassium transporter TrkG — its product is MVRFTGSLLQYPARAALLWYAGLIAGGALLLSLPQAVVGDARPLSTVDAVFTATSACCVTGLTVRSTGNELSRFGQAVVLALIQVGGIGIMTLTTFVVLRLGGRESLRHRVLLTQTLGSAERDLRIMIWKILRLVFVCEGVGFVLLALPGLGGDDYGAFGNRLWEACFHSVSAFCNAGFALDDGSLAQYRADPLVNGTVIGLIVLGGIGFPVIRDLGAAFRSRRLRGWEALTMHSKMMIIGTSGLLFGGAAVILMLEWNNILTDMPLGEKLLVACFQSTTTRTAGFETVPMAALTNATLFFLMLLMVVGGGPCSTAGGFKVSTLMVLVCHAWSKFRGSQRVNFFRRSVAPGSVDTAMAAMLLFCTVAAAALVAFLVMEQADAPHHAGQHVFLDAAFEVCSALGTVGLSTGITPALGPAAKSVLIMLMFLGRLGPISAFAALARSDRRDRVEYPKEEVLIG
- a CDS encoding response regulator: MEQPCSLLLVDDDEEFLEILVRRFQRRGLSVASATSVPAALDAVGGNDFHVAIVDRSLAGMDGMDLMVRLRERQPGMQVILLSGHSDEAAIALARSRGAFDYLVKPCSLADLEAAVANAYQRMRDDVASEYRPDD
- a CDS encoding TrkA family potassium uptake protein; protein product: MKNGKRFIVLGLGSFGTALATRLAKNGCRVTGVDTCEARVEALKDVLHEAVVGDVTDRGTLEELLVSQANAVFISLGEKIEMSLLAALHAREAGAKRVLVKGVTDEHGRILKHLGVERVVFPEAEMAEQLADAITWPNVLDALVIDADHSLVEIAVPTAFAGQSLRQVDLRRRFGCLVLGVKDHLTGNLTLNPDGEYKLTDDQILLVIGRKTDLNRLGDIR
- the csrA gene encoding carbon storage regulator CsrA, with translation MLVLNRKVGEKVMIGANIVVTILEVSGNTVKLGCQAPASVPIHREEVSRRLNGHDGAPARRQNESPYFAECA